In one window of Desulfonatronovibrio magnus DNA:
- a CDS encoding NTP transferase domain-containing protein → MKAVILAAGVGSRLGRPFPKCLTQMPGGEPILGRQIRIFREAGISEIIVVVGFKKTLIMEQYPEALYKYNPFYYITNTSKSLLCALENVYEDVVWVNGDVVFDPQVVRDVVGSPYNTVAVDRKKCGQEEVKYTENEQGFIDSISKEVKNPLGEAVGVNKIQKNDIQKFIRALKHCHDDDYFEKGMELAMSEGIRFKALDISNYRCIEVDFEDDLIQAKNMFNQSEKGTEPILTLRKKNIKISQNGLPLELIEAKNIKRACS, encoded by the coding sequence ATGAAAGCAGTAATCCTTGCCGCAGGTGTAGGCAGTCGATTAGGTCGACCATTCCCCAAATGCCTGACTCAAATGCCTGGTGGAGAGCCCATCCTGGGCAGACAGATCAGAATTTTCAGGGAAGCGGGTATTTCAGAAATAATTGTGGTAGTAGGTTTCAAAAAAACCCTTATCATGGAGCAATACCCGGAAGCTCTCTACAAATATAACCCATTTTATTACATTACAAACACATCAAAGAGCCTTTTATGCGCCCTTGAAAATGTTTACGAAGACGTTGTCTGGGTTAATGGAGATGTGGTCTTTGATCCCCAGGTTGTTAGAGATGTTGTTGGCTCTCCATATAATACTGTGGCTGTAGACCGCAAAAAATGCGGTCAGGAGGAAGTAAAATATACTGAAAACGAACAGGGTTTCATTGACAGCATATCCAAAGAAGTCAAAAATCCCTTAGGCGAGGCAGTCGGGGTGAACAAGATTCAAAAAAATGACATACAGAAATTCATACGGGCTTTGAAACATTGTCATGATGATGACTATTTTGAAAAGGGTATGGAGCTGGCCATGTCTGAAGGCATCAGGTTTAAGGCTCTGGATATTTCTAATTACAGATGCATTGAAGTTGACTTTGAAGATGATCTCATACAGGCCAAAAACATGTTTAATCAATCTGAGAAAGGAACTGAACCAATATTAACCTTGCGTAAAAAAAACATTAAAATTTCTCAAAACGGCCTTCCACTGGAACTGATAGAAGCCAAAAACATAAAAAGAGCCTGCTCCTGA
- a CDS encoding glycosyltransferase — protein sequence MNQTKILFFVERNLHLPYLEPVHDYFQTNYPEINLAFSAPPYRSSTTDLPGCGLDESTIQRLAGKSKFIKDPAGFGPDATLVSDINAAIYLRGCGRIINVGHGMISKGCFYTHRPIIRRENLADLICVPGPIHKKKLRKNVFIPIETTGFIKSDKLFGLNALNRSQFCQEYNIDPKKNIILFAPTYNPELSAIPVVQEKIFELTGNDNHLIIKLHGMTDVNWANYYKTETKNNPFCTFIEDQDLTPCLTASDLLISDVSSAFVEFMLLDKPIVLVENPLRKNFIHYDPEDIEYDARKACVVVKDFQSLKNSIHKELKNPDRLSELRRKCSRELCYGQDGYSVKRTTQAVIDNLKTAYPVKFSVVVIWDHMPEKKELLLFWENFSASTKGFDLEVIMAGPKPELPSLTRLSSRWIECKHPDAEVFNIAVNKAEHEHIALIKPNTALPPGWLKFLYNHFKWNDNVFIVQAMHPENGYKAVMDKFFDEKKHLPYSEKSFMLNRFLIGSSILNKKIDSPCMMFSKKNYTTMNLVATKNISIDSYLQKLSEVQSKSGINPLMALDVFAYPYQTIKDSPRYLRRNSIYAKPKMSTSLIIPVHNNLKLTRQCVDSILKHTDLKHSEIIIIDNGSTDGSSSYLTSLHTQGQIKLIKNLTNKGFAKACNQGAKAAQNELLLFLNNDTIVTEDWLHNLNTCLKRHPKCAAVSPKLLYPDNTVQHAGVVFTRKKTIWHIYKGLHSNHPAVNKERSFQAITAACMLTYQHLFFEVGMFDERFINGFEDIDLCLKYAQAGYSCFYCPKSVVYHLESKTPGRFERTKDNENLLFRLWSNKVSCDEHLYYNEDLINTDYHTCKSGEKSFIMYDHNDNHYWNTAKKLCTNTEYNEAEMMFHKALQFNPFDVRNFQIMDDLAELYIKMNKIMLAEKCLSDLVKVAPSVEREQKLSVIRKNKER from the coding sequence ATGAATCAGACAAAAATCCTTTTTTTTGTAGAAAGAAACCTGCACCTGCCATATCTTGAGCCTGTACATGATTATTTTCAGACAAACTATCCGGAAATCAATCTTGCATTCAGTGCTCCACCTTACAGGTCCTCAACCACGGATCTGCCCGGCTGTGGTTTAGATGAATCAACCATCCAAAGGCTGGCTGGCAAATCCAAATTTATAAAAGATCCTGCTGGATTTGGTCCTGATGCAACCTTGGTCTCGGACATCAATGCTGCCATATATTTACGGGGTTGCGGTCGGATTATAAATGTGGGCCATGGAATGATCAGCAAAGGGTGTTTCTATACTCATCGTCCAATTATAAGACGTGAAAATCTGGCAGATCTGATTTGCGTTCCCGGTCCAATTCATAAAAAAAAATTAAGAAAAAATGTATTCATCCCCATTGAAACCACAGGATTTATAAAATCTGACAAACTTTTCGGGCTAAACGCCCTGAATAGATCCCAGTTCTGTCAGGAATATAACATTGACCCCAAAAAAAACATCATCCTGTTTGCACCTACCTATAACCCGGAACTGTCTGCTATTCCTGTAGTCCAGGAAAAGATCTTTGAACTAACAGGAAATGATAACCATTTGATTATCAAGCTGCACGGCATGACAGATGTAAATTGGGCCAATTATTATAAAACTGAGACCAAAAACAATCCGTTTTGTACTTTTATTGAAGACCAGGATTTGACACCTTGCCTCACAGCCTCTGACCTCCTCATAAGTGACGTTTCTTCTGCCTTTGTTGAATTTATGCTTTTAGACAAGCCTATTGTACTGGTAGAAAATCCCCTTAGAAAAAATTTTATCCATTATGATCCAGAAGATATCGAATACGACGCAAGAAAAGCCTGCGTTGTAGTTAAGGACTTTCAATCCCTGAAAAATTCGATCCACAAAGAATTGAAAAATCCTGACAGACTTTCAGAGTTGAGAAGAAAATGCAGCCGTGAACTTTGTTATGGGCAAGATGGATATTCTGTAAAAAGAACTACTCAGGCTGTTATTGACAACCTGAAAACAGCTTATCCGGTAAAATTTTCAGTTGTTGTTATCTGGGATCATATGCCAGAGAAAAAAGAACTTTTACTGTTCTGGGAAAACTTCAGCGCCTCGACTAAAGGATTTGACTTAGAAGTAATCATGGCCGGACCAAAGCCTGAACTTCCATCACTTACAAGACTATCTTCCAGGTGGATTGAATGCAAGCATCCTGACGCTGAAGTGTTTAACATTGCCGTTAATAAAGCAGAACATGAGCATATAGCTCTGATCAAGCCTAACACAGCCTTGCCACCTGGATGGCTTAAATTCTTATACAACCATTTTAAATGGAACGACAATGTCTTTATTGTACAGGCAATGCATCCAGAAAATGGATACAAGGCTGTAATGGATAAGTTTTTTGATGAAAAAAAGCACCTTCCTTATTCAGAAAAATCATTCATGCTTAATCGGTTTCTCATAGGTTCCAGTATATTAAACAAAAAAATTGACTCTCCATGCATGATGTTCAGTAAAAAAAACTATACCACAATGAATCTTGTGGCAACTAAAAACATATCTATTGATTCATATTTACAAAAATTGTCTGAAGTACAAAGTAAATCCGGAATCAATCCTTTAATGGCCCTTGATGTGTTTGCTTATCCTTATCAAACAATAAAAGACTCCCCAAGGTATCTCCGGAGAAATTCAATTTACGCTAAACCAAAAATGTCAACAAGCTTGATTATACCTGTACATAACAACCTTAAGCTCACCAGACAATGTGTTGATTCCATTCTTAAACATACAGACCTGAAACATTCTGAAATTATTATTATTGACAATGGATCCACTGATGGATCATCTTCTTACCTGACAAGCCTTCATACTCAAGGGCAAATTAAGCTGATCAAAAATCTGACAAACAAGGGTTTTGCCAAAGCTTGTAACCAGGGTGCAAAAGCAGCCCAAAATGAACTATTGTTATTTTTAAATAATGATACCATTGTTACTGAAGACTGGTTGCATAACCTTAATACATGCCTGAAGCGACACCCAAAATGTGCTGCTGTCAGCCCAAAGCTATTATACCCGGATAACACTGTCCAACATGCAGGAGTTGTCTTTACCCGCAAAAAAACAATATGGCATATATATAAAGGCTTACACTCAAATCATCCCGCAGTTAATAAAGAAAGGTCATTTCAGGCCATAACCGCAGCATGCATGTTGACTTACCAACACCTTTTTTTTGAGGTTGGCATGTTTGATGAACGCTTTATAAACGGTTTTGAAGACATTGACCTTTGCCTGAAGTATGCTCAGGCAGGATATAGTTGTTTTTATTGCCCAAAATCTGTTGTTTATCATTTAGAAAGCAAAACTCCTGGCAGGTTCGAAAGAACAAAGGATAACGAGAATTTATTGTTCAGACTATGGTCAAATAAAGTCTCGTGCGATGAACATTTATACTATAATGAAGATCTGATCAACACTGATTATCATACTTGCAAATCAGGTGAAAAAAGCTTTATAATGTATGACCACAACGATAATCATTACTGGAATACCGCCAAAAAACTATGCACAAATACTGAATACAATGAAGCTGAAATGATGTTTCACAAAGCATTACAGTTCAATCCATTTGATGTCAGAAATTTTCAAATTATGGATGACCTGGCTGAATTATACATCAAGATGAATAAGATTATGCTGGCAGAAAAATGTCTTTCTGACCTTGTCAAAGTTGCCCCTTCAGTGGAAAGAGAACAAAAACTGTCTGTTATTCGAAAAAATAAAGAACGGTGA
- a CDS encoding CDP-glycerol glycerophosphotransferase family protein yields MSYIPDLKQEYDILFYAERSLHLPYLEPIHDFLQTTYPHLKLIFSSPPYAPTSEDQSGVGLCKSDVQKLNHKGMFCHETSQIQAKIAVVADVCHLRIPHINRVVNVGHGLICKGLYYCRSNVTKRENLSELLCVPGPWHKRRLEDNVFIPIEVTGYIKSDMLFGPDAVDKSKFCMDMNIDPEKKIILFAPTFNEELSAIPVIKDKISELTGPDRIVMVKLHHMTDPHWVQMYQNMAREHPDIIYLDGTDYSGMMHAADVMVSDVSSMFIEFMFLNKPVVLYKNPKLEEYPAFNPNNIEYRIRDAVQEADTFSQLQHEVQKALDNPNMLSNKRKMYIEELDYGQDGQSAKRAGEAIYSRIDQKKYIPRQQQSYSIFLLLDESHDSSIVQATLEEISNKSSQHSIEIFPVSENDLDIFSLENSKYSIMANGCKTVKFKQSLAMARGSMAVFLYPGWHFPDNWLKWLNNHFLWNQGTGLVKAVQDINLIRSTFENTISDTKLPVLCKSMSVAILNLCIGKAEVNDGLPSSCAMIPLPVLRASVEAVPEIYNGEILKNLDIFVTNMGLTSLTALDTLIYPIDQLFFIWDKQALMEAVTILKNEGLMEEAVKLMKENILRFSE; encoded by the coding sequence GTGAGTTATATTCCAGACCTGAAGCAAGAGTACGATATATTGTTTTATGCAGAAAGAAGCCTCCACCTCCCTTACCTGGAGCCCATTCACGACTTCCTGCAAACAACTTACCCTCATCTTAAGTTGATATTCTCCTCTCCACCTTATGCTCCTACTAGTGAAGATCAATCAGGAGTTGGATTATGCAAAAGCGATGTTCAAAAGCTTAATCACAAGGGTATGTTTTGCCACGAAACTTCACAAATACAGGCAAAAATTGCAGTCGTTGCTGATGTTTGCCACTTGAGAATACCCCACATCAATCGAGTAGTAAACGTAGGACATGGATTAATATGTAAAGGGCTGTACTATTGCAGAAGCAATGTCACAAAACGTGAAAACCTTTCAGAGCTGCTATGTGTACCCGGACCGTGGCACAAGAGAAGGCTTGAAGATAATGTATTCATTCCCATTGAAGTAACCGGGTACATTAAATCCGACATGCTCTTTGGTCCAGATGCTGTAGATAAGAGCAAATTCTGTATGGACATGAACATAGACCCGGAAAAAAAAATTATTCTCTTTGCGCCAACTTTTAATGAAGAGCTTTCAGCCATTCCTGTGATCAAGGATAAAATATCTGAACTGACTGGACCGGACCGCATTGTGATGGTTAAGCTTCACCATATGACAGACCCGCATTGGGTTCAGATGTACCAGAATATGGCCAGGGAGCACCCTGATATAATTTATTTAGATGGCACTGATTACAGCGGAATGATGCATGCAGCAGATGTTATGGTCAGTGATGTTTCATCCATGTTCATTGAATTCATGTTCTTAAACAAACCAGTGGTTCTGTATAAAAATCCAAAGCTCGAAGAATATCCAGCTTTTAACCCCAATAATATTGAATACAGAATTAGAGATGCAGTTCAAGAGGCAGATACATTCAGTCAACTGCAGCACGAAGTGCAAAAAGCTCTGGATAATCCTAATATGCTCAGCAATAAACGCAAGATGTATATTGAAGAACTTGATTATGGGCAGGATGGGCAGAGCGCAAAGAGAGCAGGAGAAGCAATCTATTCAAGGATTGATCAAAAAAAATATATCCCAAGACAACAACAAAGCTATTCAATCTTTCTTCTACTTGATGAAAGTCATGATAGTAGCATTGTGCAAGCTACTCTTGAGGAAATCTCAAATAAATCAAGTCAACATTCCATTGAAATTTTTCCAGTTAGTGAAAATGACTTAGATATTTTTTCCTTGGAAAATTCAAAATACTCCATTATGGCTAATGGTTGTAAGACAGTAAAATTTAAGCAATCTCTTGCCATGGCAAGAGGAAGCATGGCTGTCTTTCTTTATCCAGGCTGGCACTTTCCCGACAACTGGCTCAAGTGGCTGAACAATCATTTTTTATGGAACCAGGGCACAGGACTGGTTAAGGCTGTCCAGGATATAAACCTAATCCGCTCTACATTTGAAAACACTATTTCTGACACAAAGCTCCCTGTCCTCTGCAAGTCAATGTCCGTTGCCATTCTAAATCTGTGCATTGGCAAGGCAGAAGTCAATGACGGACTCCCCTCATCCTGCGCTATGATTCCACTGCCTGTCCTGAGGGCAAGCGTTGAGGCTGTTCCAGAAATTTACAATGGGGAAATACTTAAGAACTTAGATATATTTGTTACTAATATGGGGCTCACAAGCCTCACTGCCTTAGACACTTTAATTTACCCAATAGACCAGCTATTTTTTATATGGGATAAACAAGCATTGATGGAAGCTGTTACTATACTTAAAAATGAAGGATTGATGGAAGAGGCTGTAAAGTTGATGAAAGAAAATATTCTACGTTTCAGTGAATAA